The Deinococcus multiflagellatus region AGACGTGCCCGACAATTCGCTGGGCGACCTAGACCAGTTGGACGACCGCTACTCCGCGCTCAGCGATGAGTTCGGTCTGGCGGTGCAGGGCTACCTCCTGGCCTGGACCTGAGCGCGCCTCTCCCCCATCGCCCCGGCTCCGGCCGGGGTGTTTTCGTTGCTTGCGCGGTATCGTGCAGCCGTGCAAACGTTCACGGTGTTCAACCACGCCGGCGGCGCTGGAAAGACCAGCCTCACACTCAATCTGGGCCATGAGCTGGCTGCCTCAGGCCTTCGGGTGCTCTTGATCGACCTCGACCCCCAGGCCAGCCTCACCGGGTGGCTAGGCGTCACGGGTGTGACACCGGACCAAACCGCCCATCCCGTTGCAGTTGAGGGCCGCCCGCTGCCCGAACCGGTACGCGTCCACAGCTTGGACCTGATTCCCTCGCATATGGCCCTGGCGCTGGCCGAGCGCCTGATGATGGGGGCTGTGGGTGCCCAGGGACGGCTCAACCGGGCCCTGGGAGCGGTGCAGGACCGCTACGACGTCACCCTGATCGACAGCCCGCCCAGCCTGGGGCAGCTGGCCATCCTCGGGGCCCTGGCGGCCGATCAGATGATCGTGCCGGTGCCCACCCGCCAGAAGGGGCTAGACGCCCTGCCCGGCCTTCAGGTGGCGCTGCGCGAGTAC contains the following coding sequences:
- a CDS encoding ParA family protein, with amino-acid sequence MQTFTVFNHAGGAGKTSLTLNLGHELAASGLRVLLIDLDPQASLTGWLGVTGVTPDQTAHPVAVEGRPLPEPVRVHSLDLIPSHMALALAERLMMGAVGAQGRLNRALGAVQDRYDVTLIDSPPSLGQLAILGALAADQMIVPVPTRQKGLDALPGLQVALREYREVRPDLDVALYVPTFFDARRLHDREVLADLRAALSPLAEPMPQREAVWLDSTAQGAPVGLYAPGSPVHRDIQRLTAELARATGLPYAGSAA